One region of Brachybacterium saurashtrense genomic DNA includes:
- the rph gene encoding ribonuclease PH, translating into MSSSTPTPDGDRVDGRTPDQLREVRITRGWLDQAEGSALIEFGRTRVLCTASFSEGVPRWKKGSGSGWVTAEYAMLPRATNTRSPRESVKGRIGGRTHEISRLIGRSLRAVIDLDALGENTIQLDCDVLQADGGTRTAAITGAYVALADAVSWAKRHTDLPAAAEVLTDSVSAISVGIVDGRPLLDLEYREDVEAETDMNVVVTGSGSFVEVQGTAEGAPFDRTELGALLDLATGGCAELARVQGDVLAGQA; encoded by the coding sequence GTGAGCTCTTCGACCCCCACCCCCGACGGCGACCGCGTGGACGGCCGCACCCCCGACCAGCTGCGGGAGGTGCGCATCACCCGGGGCTGGCTCGACCAGGCCGAGGGCAGCGCGCTGATCGAGTTCGGCCGCACCCGTGTGCTGTGCACCGCCTCCTTCTCCGAGGGGGTGCCGCGATGGAAGAAGGGTTCCGGCTCCGGCTGGGTCACCGCCGAGTACGCGATGCTGCCCCGCGCCACGAACACCCGCTCCCCGCGCGAGAGCGTGAAGGGGAGGATCGGCGGGCGCACCCATGAGATCTCCCGCCTGATCGGCCGCTCGCTGCGCGCGGTCATCGATCTCGACGCGCTCGGCGAGAACACCATCCAGCTGGACTGCGACGTGCTCCAGGCGGACGGCGGCACCCGCACCGCCGCGATCACCGGCGCCTACGTGGCGCTCGCCGACGCGGTCTCCTGGGCGAAGCGGCACACCGATCTCCCGGCCGCGGCAGAGGTGCTCACCGACTCCGTCAGCGCCATCAGCGTGGGCATCGTGGACGGCCGCCCGCTGCTGGACCTCGAGTACCGCGAGGACGTGGAGGCCGAGACCGACATGAACGTGGTGGTCACCGGCTCCGGCTCCTTCGTGGAGGTGCAGGGCACCGCGGAGGGCGCCCCCTTCGACCGCACCGAGCTGGGCGCGCTGCTGGACCTGGCCACCGGCGGCTGCGCCGAGCTCGCGCGCGTCCAGGGCGACGTCCTGGCCGGGCAGGCATGA
- the murI gene encoding glutamate racemase, with product MNNAPIGIFDSGVGGLTVARAVLDQLPQEELVYIGDTAHGPYGPRPIAEVRSLALEIMDELVGQGVKMLVIACNTASAAVLRDARERYDVPVVEVIQPAVRRAVAATRNGRVGVIATQGTVTSRAYEDAFAAAPALTLTARACPRFVEFVERGVVTGHEVIEVATEYLAPVREAGVDTLVLGCTHYPMLAGAISYVMGPDVTLVSSAEETALDVYTQLQSTDQLRESSRPPRHVFAQTAVGAGSENFARLSRRFLGPTLEMTGTLPVVPA from the coding sequence ATGAACAACGCGCCGATCGGGATCTTCGACTCCGGGGTGGGCGGCCTGACGGTCGCCCGCGCCGTCCTCGACCAGCTCCCGCAGGAGGAGCTCGTCTACATCGGCGACACCGCGCACGGCCCCTACGGGCCCCGCCCCATCGCCGAGGTGCGCTCCCTGGCGCTGGAGATCATGGACGAGCTCGTCGGCCAGGGCGTGAAGATGCTGGTGATCGCCTGCAACACGGCCTCCGCCGCGGTGCTGCGCGATGCGCGCGAGCGCTACGACGTGCCGGTGGTCGAGGTGATCCAGCCGGCCGTGCGCCGTGCCGTCGCCGCCACCCGCAACGGCCGCGTGGGCGTGATCGCCACCCAGGGCACCGTCACCTCCCGCGCCTACGAGGACGCCTTCGCCGCCGCGCCCGCCCTCACCCTCACCGCCCGGGCCTGCCCCCGTTTCGTGGAGTTCGTCGAGCGCGGCGTGGTGACCGGCCACGAGGTGATCGAGGTGGCCACCGAGTACCTCGCCCCGGTGCGCGAGGCCGGGGTGGACACCCTGGTGCTGGGCTGCACCCACTACCCGATGCTCGCCGGCGCCATCAGCTACGTGATGGGACCGGACGTCACCCTGGTCTCCTCCGCGGAGGAGACCGCGCTGGACGTGTACACGCAGCTGCAGTCCACCGACCAGCTGCGGGAGTCCTCCCGCCCGCCCCGGCACGTGTTCGCCCAGACCGCCGTGGGCGCCGGCAGCGAGAACTTCGCCCGGCTCTCCCGCCGCTTCCTCGGGCCCACGCTGGAGATGACGGGCACGCTGCCGGTGGTGCCGGCATGA
- a CDS encoding nicotinate phosphoribosyltransferase, with amino-acid sequence MTSALLTDLYELTMLEAARAAGTASRRCVFEVFTRSLPEGRRYGALAGTGRVLDAIADFRFDDADLRYLRRTGALGEETLEHLASYRFTGDVHGYAEGELYFPGSPVLRIEGTFENAVLLETVVLSILNHDSGVASAGSRMVTAARGRPLIEMGGRRVHEDAAIAAARAAYLVGFASTSNLAAGAHYRVPVAGTSAHAFTLLFDGEEDAFRAQLATQGAGTTVLVDTYDVDSAVRTAVEIAGPALGAVRLDSGDLAAQAHEVRALLDSLGATSTRVTATGDLDEHRLEELKGAPLDGYGIGTRLVTGGGHPAPGFVYKLVEREGADGQMHPVGKRSTDKATLGAGKAAYRMVVGDRARAELVLPGEAEVAEFERELTAELISGTSNPDWARTRLRPLQVPLIEGGEDVAPRRAPARLEAARERHAASLAELGLSPDEGPDGEIAIPTVTDGAEAARVLG; translated from the coding sequence GTGACTTCCGCCCTGCTCACCGACCTCTACGAGCTGACGATGCTGGAGGCCGCCCGCGCGGCCGGCACCGCCTCGCGCCGCTGCGTCTTCGAGGTGTTCACCCGCTCCCTGCCCGAGGGACGGCGCTACGGCGCGCTCGCGGGCACCGGGCGGGTGCTCGACGCGATCGCGGACTTCCGCTTCGACGACGCGGACCTGCGCTACCTGCGGCGCACCGGGGCGCTCGGCGAGGAGACGCTCGAGCACCTGGCCTCCTATCGCTTCACCGGGGACGTGCACGGCTACGCCGAGGGCGAGCTGTACTTCCCGGGCTCGCCGGTGCTGCGCATCGAGGGCACCTTCGAGAACGCGGTGCTGCTGGAGACGGTGGTGCTCTCGATCCTCAACCATGACAGCGGCGTCGCCTCGGCCGGCTCGCGCATGGTCACCGCCGCCCGCGGCCGGCCCCTCATCGAGATGGGCGGGCGGCGGGTGCACGAGGACGCCGCGATCGCCGCGGCTCGTGCCGCCTACCTGGTGGGCTTCGCCTCCACCTCGAACCTCGCGGCGGGCGCCCACTACCGGGTCCCCGTGGCGGGCACCTCCGCGCACGCCTTCACGCTCCTGTTCGACGGCGAGGAGGACGCCTTCCGCGCCCAGCTCGCCACCCAGGGCGCGGGCACGACGGTGCTCGTGGACACCTACGACGTGGACTCCGCCGTGCGCACCGCCGTCGAGATCGCGGGCCCTGCGCTGGGCGCGGTGCGCCTGGACTCCGGGGACCTGGCCGCGCAGGCGCACGAGGTGCGGGCGCTGCTGGACTCGCTCGGTGCGACCTCCACCCGCGTCACCGCCACCGGTGATCTCGACGAGCACCGGCTCGAGGAGCTGAAAGGCGCCCCGCTGGACGGCTACGGGATCGGCACCCGCCTGGTCACCGGCGGCGGCCATCCGGCGCCCGGCTTCGTGTACAAGCTGGTCGAGCGGGAGGGGGCCGACGGGCAGATGCACCCTGTCGGCAAGCGCTCGACGGACAAGGCGACCCTCGGGGCCGGCAAAGCCGCGTACCGCATGGTGGTGGGCGACCGGGCCCGGGCCGAGCTGGTGCTGCCCGGCGAGGCGGAGGTCGCCGAGTTCGAGCGGGAGCTCACCGCGGAGCTGATCTCCGGGACCTCGAACCCGGACTGGGCGCGCACCAGGCTGCGGCCGCTGCAGGTGCCGCTGATCGAGGGCGGCGAGGACGTCGCCCCGCGGCGCGCCCCGGCACGCCTGGAGGCGGCACGGGAGCGCCATGCGGCCTCGCTCGCCGAGCTCGGGCTCTCCCCCGACGAGGGTCCCGACGGCGAGATCGCGATCCCCACCGTCACCGACGGCGCGGAGGCCGCTCGGGTGCTCGGCTAG
- a CDS encoding NUDIX hydrolase family protein, translating into MTPHTAVDSEGSWFEPDQVAELRRRLPIPYVDVVPVRTDVDGSVVEVGLLLRASGAGRIVRAIVSGRVLVHETVREAIARHVEKDLGPMAMPRIPVSPVPFTVAEYFPTPGISPFHDPRQHAISLAYVVPIDGETAPQEDALELTWFEIDELTAESTPLDEMDGGRDLLVRRALAHVGAL; encoded by the coding sequence ATGACCCCGCACACCGCAGTGGACTCCGAGGGCTCCTGGTTCGAGCCCGACCAGGTCGCCGAGCTGCGTCGGCGCCTGCCGATCCCCTACGTCGACGTGGTGCCGGTGCGCACCGACGTGGACGGCTCCGTGGTGGAGGTGGGGCTGCTGCTGCGCGCCTCCGGCGCCGGCCGGATCGTGCGCGCGATCGTCTCCGGGCGCGTGCTCGTGCACGAGACGGTGCGGGAGGCCATCGCACGGCACGTGGAGAAGGACCTGGGCCCGATGGCGATGCCGCGCATCCCGGTCTCCCCGGTGCCGTTCACGGTCGCCGAGTACTTCCCCACACCGGGGATCTCGCCCTTCCACGATCCGCGCCAGCACGCGATCTCGCTGGCCTACGTGGTGCCGATCGACGGGGAGACCGCTCCGCAGGAGGACGCCCTGGAGCTCACCTGGTTCGAGATCGACGAGCTGACGGCGGAGTCCACCCCGCTGGACGAGATGGACGGCGGCCGCGACCTGCTGGTGCGGCGCGCCCTCGCCCACGTCGGCGCGCTCTGA
- the rdgB gene encoding RdgB/HAM1 family non-canonical purine NTP pyrophosphatase encodes MSAAPGSASADGSASAGSAAAGVVPAGARVILASHNAGKLAELQRILTAAVPGLAAEQIISSKGIALPDVVEDAVTFEGNALLKARSAAAATGLLAVADDSGLAVDVLGGSPGIFSARWSGRHGDDEANNDLLLAQLSDVPDAHRTARFVCAAALVAPDGAETVERGEMVGTLLRARRGEGGFGYDPLFLPEGESRTSAQLAPAEKDAISHRGRAFRALARHVADLLV; translated from the coding sequence ATGAGCGCCGCACCCGGGTCCGCCTCGGCCGACGGGTCCGCCTCGGCCGGCTCCGCCGCCGCCGGCGTCGTCCCGGCCGGCGCGCGGGTGATCCTCGCCTCCCACAACGCGGGGAAGCTCGCCGAGCTGCAGCGGATCCTCACCGCTGCGGTGCCGGGGCTCGCCGCCGAGCAGATCATCTCCTCGAAGGGGATCGCGCTGCCGGACGTGGTCGAGGACGCGGTCACCTTCGAGGGCAACGCGCTGCTGAAGGCCCGCTCCGCCGCGGCGGCGACGGGGCTGCTCGCCGTCGCCGACGACTCCGGGCTCGCCGTGGACGTGCTCGGCGGCTCCCCGGGGATCTTCTCCGCCCGCTGGTCCGGACGTCACGGCGACGACGAGGCGAACAACGACCTGCTGCTGGCCCAGCTCTCCGACGTCCCGGACGCGCACCGCACCGCGCGCTTCGTGTGCGCGGCGGCGCTGGTCGCGCCCGACGGCGCGGAGACCGTGGAGCGCGGCGAGATGGTGGGGACGCTGCTGCGGGCCCGCCGGGGCGAGGGCGGGTTCGGCTACGACCCGCTGTTCCTGCCCGAGGGGGAGTCGCGCACCTCGGCGCAGCTCGCGCCCGCGGAGAAGGACGCGATCTCGCATCGCGGCCGGGCGTTCCGGGCCCTCGCCCGGCACGTCGCCGACCTGCTGGTCTGA
- a CDS encoding DEAD/DEAH box helicase produces the protein MNTTPSLFSQSDPRRPSEAAARSLPVAYPERAAWGTVPKLRAWQAEALEQYRSRAPKDFLAVATPGAGKTTFALQIAAGLLAEGTVRRITVVAPTEHLKTQWADAAARVGISLDPNFSNAQGAHGSHYQGVAVTYAQIGMHPALHRARTEADRTLVILDEIHHAGDSRTWGDGVRDAFDPATRRLALTGTPFRSDDSQIPFVTYEEDGEGFLRSKADYTYGYGEALRDHVVRPVLFMTYSGRMHWRTKDGDEVSAQLGALETKDITQQAWRTALDPKGEWIQSVLSAADRRLTEVRRHVPDAGGLVIATDQKAARAYAATLRDICGQEPTVVLSDDDGANRRIEEFSAGDDRWMVAVRMVSEGVDVPRLAVGVYATSTSTPMFFAQAVGRFVRSRTRGETASVFLPTVPILMSHAAEMEAERDHVLDRRPKAGDEETGLDEALIEQANRPEQASDQLEMSFEALESEASFDRVLFDGGEYGAGGLAGSEDEQEFLGIPGLLDADQMRTVLQQQQAQQQARRQKAGAADAPAPDVVDHRRLMELRKELSTLVSAWARKSGTPHGSVHNTLRSRSGGPAVAQASAAQIEERIGIVRGWFVGRR, from the coding sequence GTGAACACCACCCCTTCCCTCTTCTCCCAGAGCGATCCCCGCCGCCCCTCCGAGGCGGCCGCGCGATCGCTTCCCGTCGCCTACCCGGAGCGGGCCGCCTGGGGCACCGTCCCCAAGCTCCGTGCCTGGCAGGCGGAGGCCCTCGAGCAGTACCGCAGCCGCGCCCCGAAGGACTTCCTGGCGGTGGCGACGCCGGGCGCGGGCAAGACCACCTTCGCGCTGCAGATCGCGGCGGGCCTGCTGGCCGAGGGCACGGTGCGCCGCATCACCGTGGTCGCCCCCACCGAGCACCTGAAGACCCAGTGGGCGGACGCCGCCGCGCGCGTAGGCATCTCGCTGGACCCGAACTTCTCCAACGCGCAGGGCGCCCACGGCAGCCACTACCAGGGCGTCGCGGTCACCTACGCGCAGATCGGCATGCACCCGGCGCTGCACCGCGCCCGCACCGAGGCGGACCGCACCCTGGTGATCCTCGACGAGATCCACCACGCCGGCGACTCCCGCACCTGGGGCGACGGCGTGCGCGACGCGTTCGACCCGGCCACGCGGCGACTGGCCCTCACCGGCACGCCGTTCCGCTCGGACGATTCGCAGATCCCCTTCGTCACCTACGAGGAGGACGGCGAGGGCTTCCTGCGCTCGAAGGCGGACTACACCTACGGCTACGGCGAGGCGCTGCGCGATCACGTGGTGCGCCCGGTGCTGTTCATGACCTACTCCGGCCGGATGCACTGGCGCACCAAGGACGGCGACGAGGTCTCCGCCCAGCTGGGCGCCCTGGAGACGAAGGACATCACCCAGCAGGCCTGGCGCACCGCCCTGGACCCCAAGGGCGAGTGGATCCAGTCGGTGCTCTCGGCCGCGGACCGTCGTCTCACCGAGGTGCGCCGCCATGTGCCCGATGCGGGCGGTCTGGTCATCGCCACCGATCAGAAGGCCGCCCGCGCCTACGCGGCGACGCTGCGCGACATCTGCGGGCAGGAGCCCACGGTGGTGCTCTCCGACGACGACGGCGCGAACCGGCGCATCGAGGAGTTCTCCGCCGGGGACGACCGCTGGATGGTGGCGGTGCGGATGGTCTCCGAGGGCGTCGACGTGCCCCGCCTGGCCGTCGGGGTGTACGCCACCTCCACCTCCACCCCGATGTTCTTCGCCCAGGCGGTGGGCCGCTTCGTGCGCTCGCGGACCCGCGGCGAGACCGCCAGCGTGTTCCTGCCCACCGTGCCGATCCTGATGTCGCACGCCGCCGAGATGGAGGCGGAGCGGGACCACGTGCTGGACCGGCGCCCGAAGGCCGGCGACGAGGAGACCGGGCTGGACGAGGCCCTCATCGAGCAGGCGAACCGGCCCGAGCAGGCCTCCGACCAGCTGGAGATGAGCTTCGAGGCGCTGGAGTCCGAGGCGTCCTTCGACAGGGTGCTGTTCGACGGGGGCGAGTACGGCGCCGGCGGTCTCGCCGGCAGCGAGGACGAACAGGAGTTCCTGGGGATCCCGGGCCTGCTGGACGCCGACCAGATGCGCACCGTGCTGCAGCAGCAGCAGGCCCAGCAGCAGGCGAGGCGGCAGAAGGCCGGCGCCGCGGACGCCCCGGCGCCCGACGTCGTGGACCACCGCCGGCTGATGGAGCTGCGCAAGGAGCTCAGCACGCTGGTCTCGGCGTGGGCGCGGAAGTCCGGCACCCCGCACGGGTCGGTGCACAACACCCTGCGCTCGCGCAGCGGAGGCCCGGCCGTCGCGCAGGCCAGCGCCGCGCAGATCGAGGAGCGGATCGGGATCGTGCGCGGCTGGTTCGTCGGCCGGCGCTGA
- a CDS encoding NAD-dependent malic enzyme: protein MPPMPSVSYSITIRLEFAARSAAVSDITACIERRGATVTALDVSASGPERLRADITVLTAGHDHAMEVVDELKDLEGVELGKVSDRTFLAHLGGKLTVESKLPIRHRDDLSMIYTPGVARVVKAIAENPEDARRLTIKRNTVAVVSDGSAILGLGDLGPLAAMPVMEGKAALFKRFANIDAFPICLDAHSVDEIVAHVKAIAPVFAGINLEDISAPRCFEIEDRLRAELDIPVFHDDQHGTAIVVVAALRNALRVVEKDIATARIVLSGAGAAGTAILRLLRAAGARDVVVTDIDGIVHERREQLEGRLPWIAEVTNPRELTGTLSDAVAGADVFIGVSAGNILTAEDVATMAERSIVFAMANPTPEIDPSEAVKHAEVVATGRSDFANQINNVLAFPGVFRGLLDAHATRVSDKMLLAAAKALADVVTAEELNPTYIVPSVFHEGVTKSVASAVEQVAREEAGTVDTITGAMPAVYADEITLEG, encoded by the coding sequence ATGCCACCGATGCCATCCGTGAGTTACTCGATCACGATCCGTCTGGAGTTCGCCGCGCGGTCCGCCGCGGTCAGCGACATCACCGCCTGCATCGAGAGGCGCGGGGCCACGGTCACCGCCCTCGACGTCTCGGCCTCCGGCCCCGAGCGCCTGCGCGCGGACATCACCGTCCTCACCGCCGGGCACGATCACGCGATGGAGGTGGTGGACGAGCTCAAGGACCTCGAGGGGGTCGAGCTCGGCAAGGTCTCGGACCGCACCTTCCTCGCCCACCTGGGGGGCAAGCTCACCGTCGAGTCGAAGCTCCCGATCCGCCACCGCGACGACCTCTCCATGATCTACACCCCGGGCGTGGCCCGGGTGGTCAAGGCGATCGCGGAGAACCCCGAGGACGCCCGCCGCCTCACCATCAAGCGCAACACCGTCGCCGTGGTCTCGGACGGCTCGGCCATCCTGGGCCTGGGCGATCTGGGCCCGCTCGCCGCGATGCCGGTGATGGAGGGCAAGGCCGCCCTGTTCAAGCGCTTCGCGAACATCGACGCGTTCCCGATCTGCCTGGACGCCCACTCGGTGGACGAGATCGTCGCCCACGTCAAGGCGATCGCCCCCGTCTTCGCGGGCATCAACCTCGAGGACATCTCCGCCCCGCGCTGCTTCGAGATCGAGGACCGCCTGCGCGCCGAGCTCGACATCCCCGTCTTCCACGACGACCAGCACGGCACCGCGATCGTGGTGGTCGCGGCGCTGCGCAACGCCCTGCGCGTGGTGGAGAAGGACATCGCCACCGCCCGCATCGTGCTTTCCGGGGCGGGGGCCGCGGGCACCGCGATCCTGCGCCTGCTGCGCGCGGCGGGCGCGCGCGACGTGGTGGTCACCGACATCGACGGCATCGTCCACGAGCGCCGGGAGCAGCTGGAGGGCCGGCTGCCCTGGATCGCGGAGGTCACCAACCCGCGCGAGCTCACCGGCACCCTCTCCGACGCGGTCGCCGGGGCGGACGTGTTCATCGGCGTGAGCGCCGGCAACATCCTCACCGCCGAGGACGTCGCCACCATGGCGGAGCGCTCGATCGTGTTCGCGATGGCGAACCCCACTCCGGAGATCGACCCGTCGGAGGCGGTGAAGCACGCCGAGGTGGTCGCCACCGGGCGCAGCGACTTCGCCAACCAGATCAACAACGTGCTCGCCTTCCCGGGCGTGTTCCGCGGCCTGCTGGACGCGCACGCCACCCGGGTGAGCGACAAGATGCTGCTGGCGGCGGCGAAGGCCCTGGCCGACGTGGTCACCGCGGAGGAGCTCAACCCCACCTACATCGTGCCCAGCGTGTTCCACGAGGGCGTCACCAAGTCGGTCGCGAGCGCGGTGGAGCAGGTGGCCCGCGAGGAGGCCGGCACCGTGGACACGATCACCGGGGCGATGCCCGCCGTCTACGCGGACGAGATCACCCTCGAAGGCTGA
- a CDS encoding DUF3039 domain-containing protein: MSSTSDPSRMDPYSDDPGAAPGSTAVLDRQLQEQEQTTDDGDHDRFAHYVRKDRITQAALGGTPVIALCGKVWVPGRDPEKYPVCPECKEIYEGMREPNDGGDGTGGSGKGGGFRGFFGGRR, translated from the coding sequence ATGTCCTCCACCTCCGACCCGTCCCGCATGGACCCCTACAGCGACGATCCCGGTGCCGCGCCCGGCAGCACCGCCGTGCTCGATCGGCAGCTGCAGGAGCAGGAGCAGACCACCGACGACGGCGACCACGACCGGTTCGCGCACTACGTGCGCAAGGACAGGATCACCCAGGCCGCCCTGGGCGGCACCCCCGTGATCGCGCTGTGCGGCAAGGTGTGGGTCCCCGGCCGCGACCCGGAGAAGTACCCGGTGTGCCCGGAGTGCAAGGAGATCTACGAGGGCATGCGCGAGCCGAACGACGGCGGGGACGGCACCGGCGGCTCCGGGAAGGGCGGCGGCTTCCGCGGCTTCTTCGGCGGGCGGCGCTGA
- a CDS encoding DUF2017 family protein, protein MAHAFRRRADGSLACRLDGEEKAIIAQVAQETADLIRADLGIDADGDALRRAAQSEDPLRRLEAEFAGREAREPSDPAVKRLFPAASEDPALAQEYRRLGQQDLAEGKLADLRRVMAILDRTGNGHSEVVVDDDESIALLRALNDVRIVLADRLGLQRDGDFDTVRMLQQIGEQVEGAESAGDEEHVGSDIVIAVYELLSWLQESLLRALD, encoded by the coding sequence ATGGCGCACGCGTTCCGCCGCCGGGCCGACGGCAGCCTCGCGTGCCGCCTGGACGGCGAGGAGAAGGCGATCATCGCGCAGGTCGCGCAGGAGACCGCCGATCTGATCCGCGCCGATCTGGGGATCGATGCGGACGGCGACGCGCTGCGCCGCGCCGCGCAGAGCGAGGACCCGCTGCGCCGGCTGGAGGCGGAGTTCGCCGGGCGCGAGGCGCGCGAGCCCTCCGACCCGGCCGTGAAGCGCCTGTTCCCCGCCGCCTCCGAGGATCCCGCCCTCGCCCAGGAGTACCGGCGACTGGGGCAGCAGGACCTCGCCGAGGGCAAGCTCGCGGATCTCCGGCGCGTGATGGCGATCCTGGACCGCACCGGGAACGGGCACAGCGAGGTGGTGGTCGACGACGACGAGTCGATCGCGCTGCTGCGCGCCCTGAACGACGTGCGGATCGTGCTGGCGGACCGCCTGGGGCTGCAGCGCGACGGGGACTTCGACACCGTGCGGATGCTCCAGCAGATCGGCGAGCAGGTGGAGGGCGCCGAGAGCGCGGGGGACGAGGAGCATGTGGGCTCCGACATCGTCATCGCCGTCTACGAGCTGCTGAGCTGGCTGCAGGAGAGCCTGCTGCGCGCCCTGGACTGA
- a CDS encoding VanZ family protein — protein sequence MDAVVAHLRRLPDEIALAGGSLPWRAGLLLLALAANIGFYLPALPSGTPGTAVPGVDKAVHLLVFALTVFAAGRLLAPRRRFPIGWVVLVALAHALMIELVQLLVLPQRSGDAADLLFGVLGIALGVAAWAGERLVSLRG from the coding sequence ATGGACGCCGTCGTCGCTCACCTCCGCCGCCTGCCCGACGAGATCGCGCTGGCGGGCGGCTCGTTGCCGTGGCGGGCGGGACTGCTGCTGCTCGCCCTGGCGGCGAACATCGGCTTCTACCTGCCCGCGCTGCCCTCGGGCACGCCCGGCACCGCCGTGCCCGGCGTGGACAAGGCGGTGCACCTGCTGGTGTTCGCCCTCACCGTGTTCGCCGCGGGGCGGCTGCTCGCCCCGCGACGGCGCTTCCCGATCGGGTGGGTGGTGCTGGTCGCGCTCGCGCACGCGCTGATGATCGAGCTGGTGCAGCTGCTGGTGCTCCCGCAGCGCAGCGGCGACGCCGCGGATCTCCTGTTCGGGGTGCTGGGGATCGCGCTGGGCGTCGCCGCCTGGGCCGGGGAGCGGCTGGTCAGCCTTCGAGGGTGA
- a CDS encoding MBL fold metallo-hydrolase: MRVHVIGCSGSFAGPDGAASSYLIEHEDADGRVWRVLMDLGSGAFGPLQAVIDPADLDAVIISHLHPDHYLDLTGLEVFWAYHSRDDLGTLPIYAPAPLPERLAGVVGREGPVPAGVDTVPFDHRVLSDGATFHIGPLAIEARAVLHPVESYGFRLTADGATLAYSGDTDACEALDELAAGADLFLCEAGYVEGRDDRFSGVHLTGLRAGECAARAEVRHLALTHIPAWTDPAAPLAEARRRYDGPITVVAPTDILEVVPRHP; the protein is encoded by the coding sequence ATGAGGGTGCACGTGATCGGCTGCAGCGGCAGCTTCGCCGGCCCCGACGGCGCCGCCTCCAGCTACCTCATCGAGCACGAGGACGCCGACGGGCGGGTGTGGCGCGTGCTGATGGACCTGGGCTCCGGCGCCTTCGGGCCCCTGCAGGCCGTGATCGATCCGGCGGATCTGGACGCCGTGATCATCTCCCACCTGCACCCGGACCACTACCTGGATCTCACCGGGCTCGAGGTGTTCTGGGCCTACCATTCGCGCGACGATCTGGGCACGCTGCCCATCTACGCCCCCGCCCCGCTGCCGGAGCGGCTCGCCGGCGTGGTGGGCCGGGAGGGCCCGGTGCCCGCAGGGGTGGACACCGTCCCCTTCGACCACCGGGTGCTCTCCGACGGCGCCACGTTCCACATCGGCCCGCTCGCCATCGAGGCGCGGGCGGTGCTCCACCCGGTGGAGTCCTACGGCTTCCGGCTCACCGCCGACGGCGCCACGCTCGCCTACTCCGGGGACACCGACGCCTGCGAGGCGCTCGACGAGCTCGCCGCCGGCGCGGACCTGTTCCTCTGCGAGGCCGGGTACGTGGAGGGGCGGGACGACCGCTTCTCCGGCGTGCACCTCACCGGCCTGCGCGCGGGGGAGTGCGCCGCCCGGGCCGAGGTGCGCCACCTCGCCCTCACCCACATCCCCGCCTGGACCGATCCCGCGGCCCCGCTGGCCGAGGCGCGCCGGCGCTACGACGGCCCGATCACCGTGGTGGCCCCGACCGATATCCTCGAGGTCGTCCCGAGACACCCATGA
- the clpS gene encoding ATP-dependent Clp protease adapter ClpS, whose product MPVELPRADPGTESLPALLGDEQEAPESVGPWCAVVWNDPVNLMSYVVFVFRRYFGYSHLVAEQLMLQVHEEGRAVVSRGSRERAERDVQAMHSFGLQATLERAGED is encoded by the coding sequence ATGCCGGTGGAGCTGCCGCGTGCGGACCCGGGGACGGAGTCGCTGCCCGCCCTCCTCGGCGACGAGCAGGAGGCGCCGGAGTCCGTGGGGCCCTGGTGCGCCGTGGTCTGGAACGACCCGGTGAACCTCATGAGCTACGTGGTGTTCGTCTTCCGCCGCTACTTCGGGTACTCGCACCTGGTGGCCGAGCAGCTGATGCTGCAGGTCCACGAGGAGGGGCGGGCAGTGGTCTCGCGCGGATCCCGCGAGCGGGCCGAGCGGGACGTGCAGGCGATGCACTCCTTCGGGCTGCAGGCCACCCTGGAGAGGGCGGGGGAGGACTGA